One genomic segment of Pandoraea sputorum includes these proteins:
- a CDS encoding polyphosphate kinase 2 family protein: protein MFEKYRVPFGKKLDLSSFDPADKPFSGDNKDDDKTRLAELALKLDELQTILHANSKHRVLLVLQGMDTSGKDGTIRAVFQNVDPLGIRVANFKSPTPIELARDFLWRVHMVVPAAGELAIFNRSHYEDVLITRVHDWIDADECKRRYTHINNFEQLLVDNNTHIIKCFLHISSEEQRNRLQERIDDPNKHWKFELGDLKERSFWPQYTKAYEAALSATSTEHAPWYIVPSDSKRHRNLMVAELLVHALSELKLTYPPARPELTGMKVE from the coding sequence ATGTTCGAGAAATACCGCGTGCCGTTCGGCAAGAAGCTGGACCTCTCCAGCTTCGACCCTGCCGACAAACCGTTCTCCGGCGACAACAAGGACGACGACAAAACGCGTCTGGCCGAGCTGGCGCTCAAACTCGACGAATTGCAGACGATTCTGCACGCCAACAGCAAACATCGTGTTCTGCTGGTGCTTCAGGGCATGGACACCAGCGGCAAGGACGGCACCATTCGCGCGGTGTTCCAGAACGTCGACCCGCTAGGCATCCGCGTGGCCAACTTCAAGTCGCCCACCCCCATCGAACTGGCGCGCGACTTCCTCTGGCGCGTGCACATGGTCGTGCCGGCGGCGGGCGAACTGGCGATCTTCAATCGCAGCCATTACGAAGACGTGCTCATCACACGTGTGCACGACTGGATCGATGCGGACGAATGCAAGCGCCGCTACACGCACATCAACAACTTCGAGCAACTACTCGTCGACAACAACACGCACATCATCAAGTGCTTCCTGCATATCTCGTCGGAGGAGCAGCGCAACCGACTTCAGGAGCGCATCGACGATCCGAACAAGCACTGGAAATTCGAGCTGGGCGACCTCAAGGAACGCAGCTTCTGGCCGCAATACACAAAGGCCTACGAGGCGGCTTTATCGGCGACCTCGACGGAACACGCACCGTGGTATATCGTCCCTTCCGACTCAAAACGCCACCGTAATCTGATGGTGGCAGAGTTGCTGGTGCACGCGCTGAGCGAGCTGAAGCTGACGTATCCGCCCGCCAGACCCGAGTTGACGGGCATGAAGGTCGAGTAG
- the gatA gene encoding Asp-tRNA(Asn)/Glu-tRNA(Gln) amidotransferase subunit GatA, with product MEQDLIHLQDLRAALDAKRVSSVELTQHYLDRIAGAADLNAFVHVNAETSLAQARAADARIAAGDGANQPLLGIPVAHKDVFVTRGWHSTAGSRMLKGYDSPYDAAVVERLSNAGMVTLGKTNMDEFAMGSSNENSYYGPVKNPWDKLAVPGGSSGGSAAAVAARLAPAATGTDTGGSIRQPAAFCGVTGIKPTYGRVSRYGMIAFASSLDQGGPFGHSAADCAWMLNGMAGFDARDSTSLERADEDFARGLGKPLDGATADKPLAGLRIGLPAEYFGDGLDADVRESVDTALAEFEKLGAVRVPVSLPKTELSIPVYYVLAPAEASSNLSRFDGVRFGHRAAEYRDLLDMYKKSRAEGFGTEVKRRILVGTYVLSHGYYDAYYLQAQKIRRLIAQDFQNAFAQCDVIMGPVAPSVAWNLGEKSADPVQMYLADIYTLSVSLAGLPGMSLPVGPGRNARPVGLQMIGNYFDEARLLQVADAFQRATDWHKRAPAGV from the coding sequence ATGGAACAAGATCTGATTCATTTGCAGGATTTGCGCGCCGCGCTCGACGCCAAGCGTGTCTCGAGCGTCGAGCTGACGCAGCACTATCTGGACCGCATCGCCGGTGCCGCCGATCTGAACGCCTTCGTGCACGTCAACGCCGAAACCAGTCTCGCGCAGGCGCGCGCGGCCGACGCCCGCATCGCGGCTGGCGACGGCGCGAACCAGCCGCTGCTGGGCATTCCCGTCGCGCACAAGGACGTGTTCGTCACGCGCGGCTGGCACAGCACCGCTGGCTCGCGCATGCTCAAGGGCTACGACAGCCCGTACGACGCTGCCGTCGTCGAGCGTCTCTCGAACGCGGGCATGGTCACGCTCGGCAAGACCAACATGGACGAGTTCGCCATGGGCTCGTCGAACGAAAATTCCTACTACGGTCCGGTCAAGAACCCGTGGGACAAGCTCGCCGTGCCGGGCGGTTCGTCGGGTGGTTCGGCGGCGGCTGTCGCCGCGCGCCTCGCGCCGGCCGCGACCGGCACAGACACCGGCGGCTCGATCCGTCAGCCGGCCGCGTTCTGCGGCGTGACCGGCATCAAGCCGACATACGGCCGCGTGTCGCGATACGGCATGATCGCGTTCGCTTCGTCGCTGGATCAGGGCGGCCCGTTCGGTCATAGTGCAGCGGATTGCGCATGGATGCTCAACGGCATGGCTGGCTTCGACGCCCGCGATTCGACCAGTCTCGAACGTGCGGACGAAGACTTTGCGCGTGGTTTGGGCAAGCCGCTGGACGGCGCCACGGCCGACAAGCCGCTGGCCGGTCTGCGCATCGGTCTGCCCGCCGAATACTTCGGTGACGGCCTGGACGCCGACGTGCGCGAGTCCGTCGACACTGCGCTCGCCGAGTTCGAGAAGCTGGGCGCCGTGCGCGTGCCGGTATCGCTGCCGAAGACGGAACTCTCGATCCCCGTGTACTACGTGCTCGCCCCGGCAGAAGCGTCGTCGAACCTGTCGCGTTTCGACGGCGTGCGCTTCGGCCACCGCGCGGCCGAGTACCGCGATCTGCTCGACATGTACAAGAAGTCGCGTGCCGAAGGCTTCGGCACCGAGGTCAAGCGCCGCATTCTGGTGGGCACGTACGTGCTCTCGCATGGTTACTACGACGCTTACTATCTGCAAGCCCAGAAGATCCGCCGTCTGATCGCGCAGGACTTCCAGAACGCGTTCGCGCAGTGCGACGTGATCATGGGCCCGGTCGCGCCGTCCGTGGCGTGGAACCTCGGCGAGAAGAGCGCCGATCCGGTGCAGATGTATCTGGCCGACATCTATACGCTGTCGGTGAGTCTGGCCGGTTTGCCGGGCATGAGCCTTCCGGTCGGCCCGGGACGCAACGCGCGCCCTGTCGGTCTGCAAATGATCGGCAACTACTTCGACGAAGCCCGCCTGCTGCAAGTGGCCGACGCGTTCCAGCGCGCGACCGACTGGCACAAGCGCGCGCCGGCGGGCGTCTGA
- the gatC gene encoding Asp-tRNA(Asn)/Glu-tRNA(Gln) amidotransferase subunit GatC, whose protein sequence is MALNLSDVKRIAHLARLELADDEAAHMEKELNGFFALVEQMQSVDTTGVAPLAHPIEQIQEVAQRLRTDAVTELVDREANQRPAPAVQDGLYLVPKVIE, encoded by the coding sequence ATGGCTTTGAATCTCTCAGACGTCAAACGCATCGCTCACCTCGCGCGTCTCGAGCTGGCCGATGACGAGGCGGCTCACATGGAAAAGGAGCTCAACGGCTTCTTCGCGCTCGTCGAACAGATGCAGTCGGTCGATACGACGGGCGTCGCACCGCTCGCGCATCCCATCGAACAAATTCAGGAAGTCGCTCAGCGTCTGCGCACCGATGCGGTGACGGAGCTGGTCGATCGCGAGGCGAATCAGCGTCCGGCACCCGCCGTGCAGGACGGCCTCTATCTGGTGCCGAAGGTTATCGAGTGA
- a CDS encoding rod shape-determining protein, producing MFGFLRSYFSNDLAIDLGTANTLIYMRGKGVVLDEPSVVAIRQEGGPSGKKTIQAVGKEAKQMLGKVPGNIEAIRPMKDGVIADFTVTEQMIKQFIKMAHESRLFSPSPRIIICVPCGSTQVERRAIKEAAHGAGASQVYLIEEPMAAAIGAGLPVSEATGSMVVDIGGGTTEVGVISLGGIVYKGSVRVGGDKFDEAIVNYIRRNYGMLIGEQTAEAIKKEIGSAFPGSEVKEMEVKGRNLSEGIPRAFTISSNEILEALTDPLNQIVSSVKIALEQTPPELGADIAERGMMLTGGGALLRDLDRLLAEETGLPVLVAEDPLTCVVRGSGMALERMDKLGSIFSYE from the coding sequence ATGTTCGGTTTTCTTCGCAGCTATTTCTCCAACGACCTGGCCATTGACCTGGGCACGGCCAATACCCTGATCTATATGCGCGGCAAGGGCGTCGTTCTCGACGAACCTTCGGTTGTCGCCATTCGTCAGGAAGGCGGCCCGAGCGGCAAGAAGACGATTCAGGCCGTCGGTAAAGAAGCCAAACAGATGCTCGGCAAGGTGCCGGGCAACATCGAGGCGATCCGCCCGATGAAGGACGGCGTGATCGCCGACTTCACCGTGACCGAGCAGATGATCAAGCAGTTCATCAAGATGGCTCACGAGTCGCGTCTGTTTTCGCCGTCGCCGCGCATCATCATCTGCGTGCCGTGCGGATCGACCCAGGTCGAGCGTCGCGCCATCAAGGAAGCCGCGCACGGCGCCGGCGCCTCGCAGGTGTACCTGATCGAAGAGCCGATGGCCGCTGCCATCGGTGCCGGCTTGCCGGTCTCGGAAGCCACGGGCTCGATGGTCGTCGATATCGGCGGCGGTACGACCGAAGTGGGCGTGATCTCGCTGGGCGGCATCGTCTATAAGGGTTCGGTGCGTGTCGGTGGCGACAAGTTCGACGAAGCCATCGTCAACTACATCCGCCGCAACTACGGCATGCTGATCGGCGAACAAACCGCCGAAGCGATCAAGAAGGAAATCGGCTCGGCCTTCCCGGGTTCGGAAGTCAAGGAAATGGAAGTCAAGGGCCGCAACCTCTCGGAAGGGATTCCGCGCGCCTTCACCATCTCCAGCAACGAAATTCTCGAAGCCCTGACCGATCCGCTCAACCAGATCGTGTCGTCGGTGAAGATTGCACTGGAACAAACGCCACCGGAACTGGGCGCCGACATCGCCGAGCGCGGCATGATGCTCACGGGCGGTGGTGCATTGCTGCGCGATCTGGACCGTCTGCTCGCCGAAGAAACCGGCCTGCCCGTGCTCGTCGCCGAAGACCCGCTCACCTGCGTGGTGCGTGGCTCGGGCATGGCGCTCGAGCGTATGGACAAGCTCGGCAGCATCTTCTCCTACGAGTAA
- the rodA gene encoding rod shape-determining protein RodA, with protein MALDKHTWKEQVKRLFAAFDKPLALIVFLLLCVGLVTLYSASIDVPGRVEDQIRNIVLTFILMWVLAMLPTQTLMKFAVPLYTAGVALLIAVAMFGLTKKGAKRWLNVGMVIQPSEIMKIAMPLMLAWYFQKREGNIRWFDYLAAIALLGVPVGLIAKQPDLGTGLLVAAAGLYVIYLAGLSWKLILPVLIAGVIGIGTILALEDKICQPDVEWHILHDYQKHRVCTLLDPTSDPLGKGFHTIQSVIAIGSGGTTGKGWLKGTQAHLEFIPEKHTDFIFAVFAEEFGLIGEGVLILLYLLLVARGLMIAASGATLFGRLLAGAVTMIFFTYAFVNMGMVSGILPVVGVPLPFMSYGGTALVTLGLGVGILMSVAREKRLMQS; from the coding sequence ATGGCGCTCGACAAACATACGTGGAAAGAACAGGTCAAGCGCCTGTTTGCCGCCTTCGACAAGCCGCTCGCGCTGATCGTCTTCCTGCTGCTCTGCGTGGGACTGGTGACGCTCTACAGCGCCAGCATCGACGTACCCGGCCGTGTCGAAGATCAGATCCGCAACATCGTGCTGACCTTCATCCTGATGTGGGTGCTGGCGATGCTGCCCACTCAGACCCTCATGAAGTTCGCCGTGCCGCTCTATACCGCAGGGGTGGCGCTGCTCATCGCAGTAGCGATGTTCGGTCTGACGAAGAAGGGCGCGAAGCGCTGGCTGAACGTCGGCATGGTGATTCAGCCGTCCGAAATCATGAAGATCGCCATGCCGCTCATGCTGGCCTGGTACTTTCAGAAGCGGGAAGGCAACATTCGCTGGTTCGACTATCTGGCGGCTATCGCACTACTCGGCGTGCCTGTCGGACTGATCGCGAAGCAGCCCGACCTCGGCACGGGTCTGCTCGTGGCGGCCGCAGGTCTGTACGTCATCTATCTGGCCGGATTGTCGTGGAAGCTGATTCTGCCGGTGCTCATTGCCGGTGTCATCGGCATTGGCACGATCCTCGCGCTGGAAGACAAGATCTGTCAGCCGGATGTCGAATGGCACATCCTGCACGATTACCAGAAGCACCGCGTGTGCACGCTGCTGGACCCGACGTCCGACCCGCTCGGCAAGGGCTTCCACACGATTCAGTCGGTCATTGCCATCGGCTCCGGCGGCACGACCGGCAAGGGCTGGCTCAAGGGCACGCAAGCTCACCTCGAATTCATTCCCGAGAAGCACACCGACTTCATCTTCGCCGTGTTCGCGGAAGAGTTCGGCCTGATCGGCGAGGGCGTGCTGATCCTGCTGTATCTGCTACTGGTCGCACGCGGCCTGATGATCGCGGCGAGCGGTGCGACGCTGTTCGGACGATTACTCGCCGGTGCGGTCACGATGATCTTCTTCACCTACGCCTTCGTGAACATGGGCATGGTGAGTGGCATTCTGCCGGTGGTCGGGGTGCCATTGCCATTCATGAGCTACGGGGGCACGGCGCTGGTGACGCTCGGCCTCGGGGTCGGCATTCTCATGAGCGTGGCGCGCGAGAAGCGGCTCATGCAGAGCTAG
- the mrdA gene encoding penicillin-binding protein 2, translating into MTEFKNPQQQLQTFHLRVTAAAFFVLICFSLLAVRFVYLQVFRHNQYALQADENRVSLAPIVPNRGVIMDRNGVVLARNYSAYTLEITPSKIGRPLEDLVTDLSDVIEITPRDRARFKKLMDDSKSFESLPIRTRLTDEEVARFTAQRFRFPGVDVHARLFRQYPLGETAAHVIGYIGRISQRDRQRIDAMSEENDSDSAKYDIRRDVNNYKGTDYIGKIGVEQSYETQLHGITGFEEIEVTAGGRPVRTISRTPATPGDNLVLSIDIKLQQVAEQAFAGRRGAVVAIEPKTGDVLAFVSAPSFDPNLFVEGIDQQNWDALNTSADRPLLNRPLRGTYPIGSTYKPFMALAALELGKRTTSWGFQDTGSFTLGNHTFRNDVRNGQGWIDMYRSIVVSNDTYYYMLAHDLGVNAIHDFMAPLGFGQLTGIDIEGEARGILPSTEWKRKAYKKPAQQKWYDGETISLGIGQGYNSFTILQLAHATATLANNGVVMKPHLVKAVEDPVSHARQLTVPHESARLPYKQADIDFVKRAMVGVIKEGTGRQAFAGAPYDAGGKTGTAQVYSLGKNEKYNHNAIPEFKRDHALFIAFAPAEDPKIAIALIVENAGWGGAQAGPVARRLLDYYLIDEPKERAAEAAALQAAASGAGAASAVSATPDAPPASAAELDRTAGAATTTVSRVAPGASGATATNAAPRVAGGKASAPAAAPATPQTPPPPQQKPAVSPTVADEARHRAAIRAQRGQGATP; encoded by the coding sequence ATGACCGAGTTCAAGAATCCCCAGCAACAACTGCAGACGTTTCACCTGCGGGTAACGGCGGCCGCGTTTTTCGTGCTGATTTGCTTCAGCCTGCTCGCGGTGCGTTTCGTCTATCTGCAAGTCTTCCGTCACAACCAGTACGCCCTGCAAGCCGACGAAAACCGCGTCTCGCTCGCGCCCATCGTGCCCAACCGTGGCGTGATCATGGATCGCAACGGGGTGGTACTGGCGCGCAATTATTCCGCCTACACGCTGGAAATCACCCCGTCGAAGATCGGCCGTCCGCTCGAAGACCTCGTCACCGATCTGTCGGACGTGATCGAGATCACGCCGCGCGACCGTGCCCGCTTCAAGAAGCTGATGGACGACAGCAAGAGCTTCGAGAGCCTGCCGATCCGCACGCGGCTGACCGACGAGGAAGTCGCCCGCTTCACCGCCCAGCGTTTCCGCTTTCCCGGCGTGGACGTGCACGCGCGCCTGTTCCGTCAATACCCGCTCGGCGAAACGGCTGCGCACGTGATCGGCTACATCGGCCGGATTTCGCAGCGCGATCGTCAGCGCATCGACGCGATGAGCGAAGAGAACGACAGCGACAGCGCCAAGTACGACATCCGCCGCGACGTCAACAACTACAAGGGCACCGATTACATCGGCAAGATCGGCGTCGAGCAAAGCTACGAGACGCAGCTCCACGGCATCACCGGTTTCGAGGAAATCGAAGTGACCGCCGGCGGCCGCCCGGTGCGCACCATCTCGCGCACCCCGGCCACGCCGGGCGACAACCTCGTGCTGTCCATCGACATCAAACTCCAGCAGGTCGCCGAACAGGCCTTCGCCGGACGTCGCGGTGCGGTGGTCGCCATCGAACCGAAGACCGGCGACGTGCTCGCCTTCGTGTCCGCGCCGAGCTTCGACCCGAACCTGTTCGTCGAAGGCATCGATCAGCAGAACTGGGACGCCCTGAACACTTCGGCCGACCGGCCGCTGCTCAACCGTCCGTTGCGCGGCACCTACCCGATCGGCTCGACGTACAAGCCGTTCATGGCGCTCGCCGCGCTCGAACTCGGCAAGCGCACGACAAGCTGGGGTTTCCAGGACACAGGCTCGTTCACACTGGGCAACCACACGTTCCGCAACGACGTGCGCAACGGTCAGGGCTGGATCGACATGTACCGCTCGATCGTGGTCTCGAACGACACGTATTACTACATGCTCGCGCACGATCTGGGCGTGAACGCCATTCATGACTTCATGGCACCGCTCGGCTTCGGTCAATTGACGGGCATCGACATCGAAGGCGAGGCGCGCGGGATCCTGCCGTCGACCGAATGGAAGCGCAAGGCATACAAGAAGCCAGCGCAACAGAAATGGTACGACGGCGAGACGATCAGTCTGGGCATCGGACAGGGCTATAACTCGTTCACGATCCTGCAACTTGCACACGCCACGGCCACGCTGGCGAACAACGGCGTGGTGATGAAGCCTCACCTCGTGAAGGCCGTCGAAGATCCCGTCTCGCATGCGCGCCAGCTGACCGTGCCGCATGAAAGTGCGCGTCTGCCGTACAAGCAGGCCGACATCGACTTCGTCAAACGGGCGATGGTCGGCGTGATCAAGGAAGGCACGGGACGTCAGGCGTTCGCCGGCGCACCGTACGATGCAGGCGGCAAGACGGGCACGGCACAGGTGTACTCGCTCGGCAAGAACGAGAAGTACAACCACAACGCGATTCCGGAGTTCAAGCGCGACCACGCCCTGTTCATCGCCTTCGCCCCGGCAGAAGATCCGAAGATCGCCATTGCGCTGATCGTCGAGAACGCCGGTTGGGGTGGCGCGCAGGCCGGTCCGGTGGCGCGACGTCTGCTCGACTACTACCTGATCGACGAGCCGAAGGAGCGCGCGGCCGAAGCCGCTGCGCTGCAAGCTGCAGCGTCAGGCGCGGGCGCCGCGTCGGCGGTCTCCGCCACGCCGGACGCACCGCCCGCCAGCGCCGCCGAACTCGACCGCACCGCGGGCGCGGCCACGACGACCGTGTCGCGGGTAGCACCGGGCGCATCGGGGGCCACTGCCACCAACGCCGCACCGCGCGTCGCAGGCGGCAAGGCGTCGGCCCCGGCAGCAGCACCTGCGACACCTCAGACGCCGCCACCACCTCAGCAAAAGCCCGCCGTAAGCCCGACCGTCGCCGACGAAGCACGCCACCGTGCTGCGATCCGCGCACAGCGCGGGCAAGGAGCAACGCCATGA
- the mreD gene encoding rod shape-determining protein MreD: protein MPRPQYILLPVNPYFIALSLVVAFLVNLMPWGHAPAMPDFVALVLMFWNIHQPRKVGMGVAFLVGLLMDVHNAGLLGEHALAYTLLSYGAIMIHRRVLFFTLLGQALTVLPLLLLAHVVPFIIRLATGAAFPGWWPLAASFVEAVLWPVISILLLAPQKRAVDRDDTRPI from the coding sequence ATGCCACGACCGCAATACATCCTGCTGCCGGTCAATCCGTACTTCATCGCGCTCAGTCTCGTGGTGGCGTTTCTGGTCAACCTGATGCCGTGGGGACACGCCCCCGCCATGCCCGACTTCGTCGCGCTGGTGCTGATGTTCTGGAACATCCACCAGCCGCGCAAGGTCGGCATGGGTGTGGCGTTTCTCGTCGGGTTGCTCATGGACGTGCACAACGCCGGGCTGCTGGGTGAGCATGCGCTCGCTTACACGCTGCTGTCGTACGGTGCGATCATGATTCACCGCCGTGTTCTGTTCTTCACGCTGCTCGGTCAGGCGCTCACGGTGCTGCCGTTGCTGCTGCTCGCGCACGTGGTGCCGTTCATCATTCGTCTGGCGACCGGCGCAGCATTCCCGGGCTGGTGGCCGCTCGCGGCCAGCTTCGTGGAAGCTGTGCTCTGGCCGGTGATCAGTATCTTGCTGCTGGCGCCTCAGAAACGCGCCGTCGACCGCGACGATACGCGTCCGATCTGA
- the gatB gene encoding Asp-tRNA(Asn)/Glu-tRNA(Gln) amidotransferase subunit GatB, whose product MQWEVVIGLETHTQLSTASKIFSGASTQFGAAPNTQACPVDLALPGVLPVLNRGAVERAIEFGLAIGATIAPRSIFARKNYFYPDLPKGYQISQYEIPVVQGGSMKIQVEADPRTGREAYEKVVTLTRAHLEEDAGKSLHEDFAGMTGIDLNRAGTPLLEIVTEPEMRSAAEAVAYAKALHGLVVWLGICDGNMQEGSFRCDANVSVRPAGQKEFGTRAEIKNLNSFRFLEEAIQYEVRRQIELIEDGGTVVQETRLYDPDKKETRSMRSKEDAHDYRYFPDPDLMPLVIDSEWVERVRASLPELPAGMQARFVEAYGLSDYDAAVLTQSKAQAAYFEAVVAKAGKASAKPAANWIMGELSSLLNREDIGIDASPVSSAQLAGLLARIADNTISNKIAKEVFQLMWEERATDEGAADRIIEAKGLKQITDTGAIEKIIDEVLAANAKSVEEFRAGKEKAFNALVGQAMKATKGKANPAQVNELLKKKLGA is encoded by the coding sequence ATGCAATGGGAAGTCGTTATTGGTCTGGAGACGCACACGCAGCTCTCCACCGCTTCCAAGATTTTCTCGGGCGCATCGACGCAGTTCGGCGCGGCCCCCAATACGCAGGCATGCCCTGTGGATCTGGCGCTGCCGGGCGTGCTGCCGGTGCTCAATCGCGGCGCCGTCGAGCGTGCGATCGAGTTCGGTCTGGCCATCGGGGCGACGATTGCGCCGCGCAGCATCTTCGCGCGCAAGAATTACTTCTACCCCGATCTGCCCAAGGGCTATCAGATCAGCCAGTACGAAATTCCGGTGGTGCAGGGCGGATCGATGAAGATTCAGGTCGAAGCCGATCCACGCACCGGCCGCGAAGCGTATGAAAAGGTCGTCACGCTCACGCGCGCTCACCTCGAGGAAGACGCGGGCAAGTCGCTGCACGAAGACTTCGCCGGTATGACCGGCATCGACCTGAACCGTGCTGGCACGCCGCTGCTCGAAATCGTGACGGAGCCGGAAATGCGCAGCGCGGCCGAAGCCGTGGCCTACGCCAAGGCGCTGCACGGTCTGGTGGTGTGGCTCGGGATCTGCGACGGCAACATGCAGGAAGGCTCGTTCCGGTGCGACGCCAACGTGTCCGTGCGCCCGGCCGGTCAGAAGGAATTCGGCACGCGCGCCGAGATCAAGAACCTGAACTCGTTCCGCTTCCTCGAAGAGGCGATTCAGTATGAAGTGCGTCGTCAGATCGAACTGATCGAAGACGGCGGTACGGTGGTACAGGAAACGCGTCTGTACGATCCGGACAAGAAGGAAACGCGCTCGATGCGCAGCAAGGAAGACGCGCACGACTACCGTTACTTCCCGGACCCGGACCTGATGCCGCTCGTGATCGACAGCGAATGGGTCGAGCGTGTGCGTGCATCGTTGCCGGAACTGCCTGCCGGTATGCAGGCGCGCTTCGTCGAAGCGTACGGTCTGTCGGACTACGACGCCGCTGTGCTCACGCAATCGAAGGCGCAGGCCGCGTACTTCGAAGCGGTGGTCGCCAAGGCAGGCAAGGCGAGCGCCAAGCCCGCTGCCAACTGGATCATGGGCGAACTGTCGTCGCTGCTCAATCGCGAAGACATCGGCATCGACGCCAGCCCGGTGTCGAGCGCACAACTCGCCGGTCTGCTCGCCCGTATCGCCGACAACACGATCTCCAACAAGATCGCCAAGGAAGTCTTCCAACTGATGTGGGAAGAGCGCGCGACCGACGAAGGGGCTGCCGACCGCATCATCGAAGCGAAGGGCCTCAAGCAGATCACCGACACCGGCGCGATCGAGAAGATCATCGACGAAGTGCTGGCGGCGAATGCCAAGTCCGTCGAGGAATTCCGCGCGGGCAAGGAGAAGGCGTTCAACGCGCTGGTCGGTCAGGCGATGAAGGCCACGAAGGGCAAGGCGAACCCGGCGCAGGTCAACGAGTTGCTCAAGAAGAAGCTCGGCGCCTAA
- the mreC gene encoding rod shape-determining protein MreC — protein sequence MQYSPPPLFKQGPSALARLICFVALAIGLLVVDSHYNTLERVRSVVGTALYPVQRMMLLPRDAILGIAGFFSTESQLTTENGTLRARNLELSVQAQRNNQLVAENEHLRQMLALRERLPVPSIPAEIEYDTRDPFTQRVVIDRGTKHGVKLGAPVVTEQGLLGQVSRVFLMQSEVTLLTDKEQAVPVQVTRSGVHSVIYGGLRGDVLDLRFIPLSADVKVGDEIATSGLDGVYPAGLPVARITKVDRVSDTAFARILCQPVANLRSQRQVLVLQYTTPLALHPDAAADLARASDPSASGAKPAPKGGTRADPKLAPGARKGH from the coding sequence ATGCAGTACAGTCCGCCGCCACTGTTCAAACAGGGACCGTCGGCGTTGGCCCGGCTGATCTGTTTCGTCGCGCTCGCCATCGGCCTGCTCGTGGTCGACTCGCACTACAACACGCTGGAGCGGGTGCGAAGCGTCGTCGGCACCGCCCTCTATCCCGTGCAACGCATGATGCTGTTGCCGCGCGACGCCATTCTCGGCATAGCGGGCTTCTTCTCGACCGAATCGCAGCTCACCACCGAAAACGGCACGCTGCGCGCGCGTAATCTCGAACTCTCCGTCCAGGCCCAACGCAATAACCAGTTGGTGGCCGAGAACGAACATCTGCGCCAGATGCTGGCCCTGCGCGAGCGTCTGCCCGTCCCCAGCATTCCGGCAGAAATCGAATACGACACGCGCGATCCGTTCACGCAACGCGTGGTCATCGATCGCGGCACAAAGCACGGCGTGAAGCTGGGCGCGCCGGTCGTCACCGAGCAGGGCCTGCTCGGTCAGGTCTCGCGTGTGTTTCTGATGCAAAGCGAAGTCACGCTGCTGACCGACAAGGAACAGGCCGTGCCGGTGCAGGTCACGCGCAGCGGCGTGCACAGCGTGATTTACGGTGGCCTGCGCGGCGACGTGCTCGACCTGCGCTTCATTCCGCTGTCGGCCGACGTGAAGGTCGGCGACGAGATCGCCACCAGCGGCCTGGACGGCGTGTACCCCGCCGGTCTGCCGGTCGCACGCATCACCAAGGTCGACCGGGTCTCGGACACAGCGTTCGCGCGCATACTGTGTCAGCCGGTGGCCAATCTGCGCAGCCAGCGTCAGGTGCTGGTCCTGCAATACACCACGCCGCTGGCGCTGCATCCGGACGCCGCAGCCGATCTCGCACGCGCCTCCGATCCGTCGGCCAGTGGCGCAAAACCTGCGCCGAAGGGCGGCACGCGTGCCGATCCGAAGCTCGCGCCGGGCGCCCGCAAGGGTCATTGA